The Streptomyces racemochromogenes DNA segment AGTACCAGGCATTCGCCGCGCCCGCCCGCTCGACGTCCGTGCCGGCCCGCAGGTATCCGAGTAGCGAGGCCTGGACCCGCCTGCGCCCGAACGCGTTCAGCGCCGGCTCGAGGAAATGGCGGTTGAAGCTCGGGTCGGGGTCGTAGACGGCTGCCTTGATCAGCGTCTGGAAGGACTCCTCGGAAAGGATCAGGCTCCGGCGGCAGGCCTTGTACAGCGCCGTCCGAGCCTGGTTCACCCAGGTCCGTGGATCGCCGGGCTGCGGCTCGTGAGCGACATCGAGCCCGAGGACCCGGACGACCTCCGCCACGCATCCGGCGAACACCTCCCTACGGTCCTCCACCGGCCCCGGCAGCGCCAGGAACCCCTGAACCGCCGGCGCCGTCTCGCCGGCAGTCGTCTCGTCCTCGTCCGTAGCCAACCTGCGGTCCCCTGTCGTAGGTCCTGCCGTACACGTGTGATCCGACGTTCATACCAGGATGGCAAGCTTGAAGGATGAACGATGCTGCCCCGGCGCCCACCCCCGCGCCTGCGCCCCGCCGCCGTGCCCGTGTCCGTGCCCCCGAGCTGATCGGCAAGGGGGGCTGGCTGAACACCGGTGGGAAAGAGCTCACCCTCGCTGACCTGCGCGGTCGCGTGGTCATTCTCGATTTTTGGACCTTCTGCTGCATCAACTGCCTGCACGTCCTCGACGAGCTGCGGGAGCTGGAGGAGAAGCACCGGGACACCGTGGTGATCATCGGCGTGCATTCGCCGAAGTTCGTCCACGAGGCCGAGCACGCCGCCGTCGTCGACGCCGTCGAGCGGTACGAGGTGCACCACCCCGTGCTCGACGATCCCGAGCTCGCGACGTGGAAGCAGTACGCCGTGCGGGCCTGGCCCACGCTCGTGGTGATCGACCCCGAGGGGTACGTCGTCGCGCAGCACGCCGGTGAGGGGCACGCGCACGCCATCGCGCGGCTGGTCGAGGAGCTGGAGGCCGAGCACGAGGCCAAGGGGACGCTGCGGCGCGGCGACGGGCCCTACGTGGCGCCCGAGCCCGTCGCCACCGACCTGCGCTTCCCCGGGAAGGCGGTCGTGCTGCCCTCCGGGAACCTGCTGGTGAGCGATTCCACGCGGCACCAGCTGGTGGAGCTGGAGGCCGACGGGGAGACCGTCGTACGCCGGATCGGCAGCGGGGAGCGCGGCTTCGGGCCGGACGCCTTCAGCGAGCCGCAGGGGCTGGCGCTGCTGCCCGACGGGCGGGTCGTGGTGGCCGACACCGTCAACCACGCGCTGCGGGTCCTCGACCCGCGGACGGGCGCCGTCGAGACCGTCGCCGGGACCGGGCGGCAGTGGTGGCAGGGGTCCCCGACCTCCGGGCCGGCGCTGGAGGTGGACCTGTCCTCGCCGTGGGACGTCGCCTGGTGGCAGGGCCGGGTGTGGATCGCCATGGCCGGCGTGCACCAGCTGTGGACCTGGGACCCGGAGTCGGGCACCGTCGGCGTCGCCGCCGGGACGACGAACGAGGGGCTCGTGGACGGGCCGGCCGCCGAGGCCTGGTTCGCGCAGCCGTCGGGGCTCGCGGCCGCCGGGGACCGGCTTTGGGTCGCGGACTCCGAGACCAGCGCCCTGCGGTGGGTGGAGCCCGCCGAGGACGGCTACGTGATCCGCTCCGCCGTCGGGACCGGCCTGTTCGACTTCGGGCACCGGGACGGCGACGCCGCCCAGGCGCTGCTCCAGCACCCGCTCGGGGTGACCGCGCTGCCGGACGGCTCGGTCGCGGTCTGCGACACGTACAACCACGCCCTGCGGCGCTACGACCCGGCCACCGGCCAGGTCTCCACCCTCGCCACCGACCTGCGCGAGCCCAGCGCCGCCGTGCTGGCCGGCGAGGACATCGTGGTGGTGGAGTCCGCCCGGCACCGGCTGACCCGGCTGCGCCTTCCGGAGGAGGCCGTACGCGTGGACGCGGTCGCCCACCGCACCCAGCGGGCGGCCACCGAGGTGGCCCCCGGCACGCTGCGCCTGGACGTGGTCTTCCAGGCCCCGGCCGGCCAGAAGCTGGACACCCGCTACGGGCCGTCCACCCGGCTGTTGGTCTCCTCGACCCCGCCGGAGCTGCTGGCGGAGGGCGAGGGGGCCGGCACGGACCTGTTCCGGGACCTGGTGCTGAACCCGGCCGTCACCGAAGGGGTGCTGCACGTCTCGGCGATGGCCGCGTCCTGCGACGACGACCCGGCCAACGAGTACCCGGCCTGCCACGTCCACCAGCAGGACTGGGGCGTCCCGGTCGTCGTCACGGCCGCCGGCGCCGCACGCCTGCCGCTGGTCCTGGCGGGCATGGACGCCCAATAGCGGACGGGGGCGGGACCGGGGCCCGGCCCCGCCCCTCAGGGTCAGTCGTCCTCCTGCTGCGCCTCCTCGTCCGGAGCGCTCCTGCGGCGGAGGTTCTCAATGTCCGTCTGCAGGCCCACCAGCGACTTGAGGAGATCGTCTAGGACGCCCTGCGGGATGATCGGGGTATGGCCACCGACCTCGGGTTCCAGCAAGTGGAGCCGGTCGAGGGCGTCACGGGCCAGGGACACGCCCTGCCGCAGCACCTGCCGCTGCTCCGCGGCCTTCTGGCTGGCCGGGCGAGTATCCGCGTCCGTGTACGCGTCGGCGTCCGCGTCTTCGCCGTCCGGTGATCCGGTTTCGGGCGCAGATTCGCTCGTGTCCTGCTCGCCGCTCCCGATGCCTTCGTTCCCGGCGTCCTCCTGCACCGTGTCCGAGGGGTCGGGGTGGGCCTTACGGGCGCGTTCCGGGTTGGAGGCCCAGACCACGTCCCACTGGAGGAGGGGCTCCGGCACTCCGTCAGCGTCCAGGGCGATCTTGTCGGGCTGTGCGAGGTCGGTCCTGAAGTGGATGTAGGAGGGTCCGGCTCCGGCCGCGGACCTCTCCTTCTGGACCAGTTGGCGCAGGGTCACCGCGTTGGTGGGCAGCGCGTCGCTCCGGAACCGGTTCGCCGCCAGGGCGAGGGTCCACAGCCCGAGTTCGTTGTTCTGCTGGGACAGGTCCTCCACGATCTGGTTGACGTCGGCCCGGAAGGGGACACCTCCCTTCTCCTTGGCAGCCATCAACGCCGAACCGACGTTCCGGGTCAGCAGCTTGTCTGCGATGAGCGCAATGCCCCCGGCGACGGCCAGGGTGCAGCGCGCGTTTCTGTCACCGGCGAGGGCGGGACCCACGAGAGTCGTGAAGTCCTCCGTCGGGACGGGTTCCCATTCCCTGGTCACGTCGCCGGTGAGAACACCTCCGTTGTTCCAGGCATTGCGCGCCTGCGTGGTGACGAGCTTCTTGTGGCTGCGCCAGGGCACGTCGATCAGCGGGCCGAGGAGTTCGGCGAACCCCTTCAGCCCCATTCGCTTGCCACCCTTGATCGTCTTGGCCTGGTCCTTCAGCAACTCCAGCAGTTCGGGCCGGGTAAGGGCGTGCACCAGGTAGATGCTGCGCCACAGCGCGGTGCCGGGCGGGTTGCCGGGAAAGACCTCAGGGATCTCCGAGAGCGGCATGCGTCCGACGGCGAGCCCGTAAATGGTCTGGAGATCGCTCGGCGCGACTCGGGCATTGCCCTGCTGGATCACTCGCTTCAGCGCGCGGGTTGCGACCTCCATGTTCTGGGCGGCCATGTCCCACTGCTTGAACTCGACGTGCACCGAAGCGAGTACCGACCGGATGGCATCGTCGAAAATGTCCTCGGCCGCCAGCAACCGGCCCGCGTGGGCGTCCACCCCCACCGCGATCTGGGCAGGCAGGACAGAGGTCTGGGCGATCTGGGCCGCCCGGATCCCGGGCTCCGCCTGTGCCAACTCACGGCCGAACTCCTCACGCAGACCGAGGCGCCACCGTTCGCGCACGGTGGCCAAGCGCTGCCCGAGGGGGAGGCCCCCGGGCGGGGTCGCGGACACCTTCCCGAAGAGGGCGTCCACCGCCACCGTGGCTGCTTCGGCAGGGTCGGAGGAAGGGCCGGCCAAGACCGACCAGGCGCTGGCCAGCCGGGTGATTCCGTCCCGGACGACCACGCCGTGGAAGGACTCCGTGCCGTCCTCGAACGCGATCTCGACCGGGTGCGTGATCAGGTTACGGGTGACTTTGCGGGCGAGGATCGACGGGGCGTAGCTGTTGAGCGACAGGGTGCCGTGGATCGTCTGCCAGACGTGGTTCTTCAGGTGTTCGAGGTCCCGGTAGAGGTACCTGACAATCGAGCACGGACGGTCGCCCTGGGTGATGCCCTGGACCTGCGGGTCCGGGATCTCCATCACCTCCATGCCCGTGCGGGGCTGGATGCCCGGGAAGAGTTCGCTCAGGTGGACCCGGGTGACGAGAGACCGCAGCGTCGCCCCGTCGACGTTCTCCTCCATCAGGAGACCACCACTCTTCTGGTCGGTGGTGCGCAGCTGTACCACGACGCCGTCGGGGGCGGTCGTGGCCTGTGCCAGTGCCTTCCAGGCGCCTTCGGGCAGAAGGGCCGTGCGGTTGGCCAGGCCCGTCTGGACTATGTCGGCGCGGTCGGATTCCTCACCGGGGGCGGGCAGGGCGTGCTCGATGTTCGAGACGAGGACGTCGTCGGATCCCCAGCGGACCGTCAGGGTCGTGGGCGTCTGCAGGGACATGGGCAAGGGCCTCCGTGAAGGTGAAGAGCAGAGGGTGAGCGGCGGCGCGGGCGGGCCGGGGTGGCGCCCCCGCCCGGGCCGGCCGGGTGTCAGAGCGGGAAGGGCTGGGCCGAGAAGGGCAGGTAGGTGGAGAGGGGATCCGAGCGGAAGCGGAGGTTCTGCTGCGGCTTCCGGTGCAGGAACGCGGCGTACGCCGGGAACGCGGCCGCCTCCAGCAGCCATGAGACGTCGGCGCTGTCGAGGGACCGGGTGTAGGGGAAACGAGCGTTGGCGGGCCCGTCGGCGGGGCGCGCCGTAAACCAGGAGGGACGCAGCACACCCGCGCGGACGAGGGCGATCCCCCACGTCTGCGCCCGGCGGTGCGAGGCCTCCAGCCGTTCGAGGGCCTGCTCGGCGATCTCGTGGGAGTGGGTGTTGGCCCGGGACATCGTGGCGACGGAGGTCCCCGGCATGGATGCCACCGCTTCGAGGGCCCGGGTGAAGACCCGCCGGTACTTGCGCCGCTCGGAGGGGTTGGGGCCGCGCGACGCGGATCCCGCGCGGCCGCGGCCGTTCGCCAGTTCGCTCGCGTCGAGCTGGTCACCGCGCTTGATGCGCACGCTGTCGTCCACGTACAGCTCCTCGCGGAAATCCGTCCAAGGCTGGGTGGCCGCCCCGAGACCGTCGTACGAGGTGTGCAGGACGGCCGCGGTTCCGACAGCGAGGTCGCCCGAGGGGGCGACGACGTGGACGTCGCCGGAGAAGGTCTCGGTTGATCCGAGAGTGACGACTGTGAATCGGGGAGCGCTGAGGGAATGCTCGCCGCCGGCGGCGAGCGGATGATCGATCGTCAAAGGCATGGCGCGACGCTCCAGTGTGTCGGTGAGATGTACTGGAGCCTCGACGACAGGCGCGGGCTCGCGGATCACGAGCTGATGGAGCCCTTGCGCCGCTTATTGAAGATTACGAGCAACCAACTTCCGATTCAAGCGTGTTGGCTTATTGTCTGACGGGTCGACAGTTTTTGCAGGTCAGGGCAGGTAGTCCCTCATGGCGGGGTAGTTGTGACTTCCGAGGGCGGAGTGTTCGAGCATGTCGAACTTGTCCAGCCGGGCCACGGATGAGGCGATTTGTACTGCCTGGCCGATCGAGCTGTCCTTCTGGATGACGAAAACGAACTCGTTCTCCGAGGTGGGAAGGCGGCGGGGGAGCGTGATGAGTCCCTGCTCCGCCAGTTCGGTGGTGATCTGGTCACAGAACTCCCTGCTGAGCCGATCTCGTTCGGGGTCTGCGTACTTCTTGATGAAGCGCATCGACAGCCGCTTTATGCCGTGGTCCACCTCGACGGCGTTTGCGATAACGGTGAAGTCCATAACGCAGTACGTTACTTAGTTAATTACACTGCTATCAATAGCTGTTGGGAACTTGGTGCCTGGCCTGCGGAAATACGGTAGAACCCCGCCCAGGACGCCGGTCCGGAGCGGGGGTCTGGGCGAGCGGGCGTTGCCGCTCAGCCCTCCAGGAACGCCAGCAGGGCGTTCGCGAGGAGGAACGGGTCGTCGGAGCCGCAGAGTTCGCGGGCCGAGTGCATCGACAGGATCGCCACGCCGATGTCGACGGTCTGGATGCCGTGGCGGGCGGCGGTGATCGGGCCGATCGTCGTGCCGCACGGCATGGAGTTGTTGGAGACGAAGGTCTGCCACGGCACCCCGGCCCGCTCGCAGGCCGCGGCGAACACCGCGCGGCCGCTGCCGTCGGTGGCGTAGCGCTGGTTGACGTTGACCTTCAGGATGGGGCCGCCGTTGACGCGCGGGTGGTGCGAAGGGTCGTGCCGCTCCGTGTAGTTGGGGTGGACCGCGTGTCCGGTGTCCGAGGAGAGGCAGATGGTGGCGGCGAAGGCGCGGGCCTTGTCCTCGTACGTGCCGCCGCGCGAGAAGACTGAACGTTCCAGCACGTTGCCCAGCAGGGGGCCGTCGGCGCCGGTGTCCGACTGGGAGCCGTTCTCCTCGTGGTCGAAGGCGGCCAGGACCGGGATGTGGTCCAGGCCCTCGGAGGCGGACACCGCGGCGAGGGCGGCGACGCCGGCGTGCACCGACAGCAGGTTGTCCATGCGCGGACCGGCCAGCAGTTCGCGGTCGCGGCCCAGGTAGGCGGGCGGCTCGATCGAGTGGACCATCAGGTCCCAGCCGGCCACCGAGCCCTGCGGCAGGTCCTCTTCCTCCTCCAGGAAGGCGATGAGGTCGCCCTCGCGGGCCTCGCCCAGGCCCCAGATCGGCTGCATGTGCCGCTGCTTGTCGAGCTTGAGGCCGTCCGTGTTGACGGAGCGGTCCAGGTGCACGGCGAGCTGCGGGACGCGCAGCAGGGCGCGGTCCACGTTCACCAGGCGCTCGGTGCCGTCGCGCAGGGTCAGCCGGCCGGCGAGGCCGAGGTCGCGGTCGAGCCAGGTGTTGAGCAGGGTCCCGCCGTAGATCTCCACGGCGACCTGGCGCCAGCCCTGCGAGCCGGTGTCGGGTACGGGCTTGACCCGCAGGTTGGGGGAGTCGGTGTGGGCGCCGATGATCCGGAAGGGGGTGTGGGCGGCCGCGCCCTCGGGCACGTACCAGGCGATGAGCGCGCCGCCGCGCAGGACGAACCTGCCCCCCGTGCCCGAGTCCCAGGCGTCCGATTCCGACAGCTGCCTGAAGCCCGCCTTCTCCAGCCGCTCCGCCGCGTTCGCCACTGCGTGGTACGGCGACGGACTGGCCGTCAGGTAGGTCATCAGATCGTCGGTGTGGCCGCGGTCGAAGCGGGCGGGAGAGCTCATGTGGTTCACCTTAACGACGGTCGTGTTCGCCTTGGCCGGACTGCGGCGGATAGCCGAAAGGTCGAGGACACGGGGGGTTTGCCCCGCGGTCCCGTCGTTCTCAGCCCGGCGGACGCTCGAATCTGCGGTGCAGTTGTCTGCGCTCGCCCCGGCGGATGCGGGGGAGCATCTCGGGGGTCTGCGGCGGGCGCTGCGCGCGTCTCTTGCGTCCGGCGCAGAAGATACAGGCCTCGCCCGGCGGGGCATCGGGGTCGATCGGCGCGCCGGGGTGCTCGGAGCATCCGGACGCGTTGCGCGGCCGCGACAGCTCCCGGGCCACGATGAAGGCCCGGTGGAGGTCGTCCGCGATGCGCACGAAGTCCTGGTCGGGGGAGCCGAGCGTGAGGTGGAAGCGCTGCTCGTCGATCACGCGCAGGTAGTGGCGCAGGACGTCGAGGGTGTACGGGGGGTCGGGCACGGGGTACCCGAGGCGCCGCTGCTCGCCCGCGGGGGCGGGGCCCGCGGGCCGGCCGCCCTGCAGGCGCCGGCCGAGGCGGCGGCGGTCGTTGCAGATGAGGCAGCGGCCCCAGCCTTCGGGCGCCTCGGGGTCGAGGGCGCCGTTGGGGTGCTCGGGGCAGCCGGTGTAGCTCTTGGCGGGGGCCAGGCCCGCCGCCGTCTGGAAGGCCACGTACAGGGCGTCGGCCACCGGGTCGTACTCGGCGGGGTGGGCGCCGTCGTAGAGCTCCTTGATCCGGTCGCCGAGCGCGCCCACGTTGGCCTGGAGCTCCTTGAGGGCGTACGGGCGCCCCGTGGGGACGGAATACCCCCTGCTGCCGTGCTGCTCCTGTGGACTCATGTCTACGAGCGTGCCACGAACCACCGACAACGGCCGAAACGGCCCGACAGCAGTGGCCGGACCCCCGCCAGGGAGGGTCCGGCCACTGTGCGTACGTACACCGCGTACGTCTGGTGTCGGCGAGGCGGCGTGCCTTAGAAGGCGGCCTCGTCGAGGTCCATGAGGGAGTTGTCGACGGCCTCGGCCAGCGCGCGCTGGACCGAGACGCCGGGCAGGACCTGGCCGGCGAAGAACTTCGCGGCGGCGATCTTGCCGGTGTAGAAGGCGGCGTCCTTGGCGGAGGCGCCCTCCAGCTTGCCGGCGGCCACGGCGGCACCGCGCAGCAGCAGGTAGCCGACGACGACGTCACCGGAGGCCATGAGCAGGCGGGTGGTGTTCTGGCCGACCTTGTAGATGTTCTTGACGTCCTCGCCGGTGGCGGTGAGGTCGACGATCATCTGGCCGACGATGGCCTCCAGGTCCACGGCGGCCTTGGCGAGGGCGTCGCGGGCGGGGGCGAGGTCCTCGCCGCCGGGGCCCTCGGCGAGGAACTTCTTGATCGTCTCGGAGAGGATGTTCAGCGAGGCGCCCTGGTCGCGGACGATCTTCCGGAAGAAGAAGTCCTGGCCCTGGATGGCCGTGGTGCCCTCGTAGAGGGTGTCGATCTTGGCGTCGCGGATGTACTGCTCGATCGGGTACTCCTGCAGGTAGCCGGAGCCGCCGAAGGTCTGCAGGGACTGGGCGAGCTGCTCGTAGGACTTCTCCGAGCCGTAGCCCTTGACGATCGGCAGGAGCAGGTCGTTGAGGCCGATCTCGGCGGAGGCGTCCTCGCCGGCGGCCTGCTTGAGGGCGATCTCGTCCTGGACGGAGGCCGTGTAGAGCACCAGGGCGCGCATGCCCTCGGCGTAGGCCTTCTGCGTCATCAGCGAGCGGCGCACGTCGGGGTGGTGCGTGATGGTGACCTTGGGCGCGGTCTTGTCCATGAAGTTCGCGAGGTCGGGGCCCTGCACGCGCTCCTTGGCGTACTCCAGGGCGTTCAGGTAGCCCGTGGAGAGCGTCGCGATGGCCTTCGTGCCGACCATCATGCGGGCGAACTCGATGATCATGAACATCTGGCGGATGCCGTCGTGCTTGTCACCGATCAGCCAGCCCTTGGCGGGGTGCTGGTCGCCGAAGGTCATCTCGCACGTGTTGGAGGCCTTGAGGCCCATCTTGTGCTCGACGTTGGTGGCGTAGA contains these protein-coding regions:
- a CDS encoding NHL domain-containing thioredoxin family protein, with the protein product MNDAAPAPTPAPAPRRRARVRAPELIGKGGWLNTGGKELTLADLRGRVVILDFWTFCCINCLHVLDELRELEEKHRDTVVIIGVHSPKFVHEAEHAAVVDAVERYEVHHPVLDDPELATWKQYAVRAWPTLVVIDPEGYVVAQHAGEGHAHAIARLVEELEAEHEAKGTLRRGDGPYVAPEPVATDLRFPGKAVVLPSGNLLVSDSTRHQLVELEADGETVVRRIGSGERGFGPDAFSEPQGLALLPDGRVVVADTVNHALRVLDPRTGAVETVAGTGRQWWQGSPTSGPALEVDLSSPWDVAWWQGRVWIAMAGVHQLWTWDPESGTVGVAAGTTNEGLVDGPAAEAWFAQPSGLAAAGDRLWVADSETSALRWVEPAEDGYVIRSAVGTGLFDFGHRDGDAAQALLQHPLGVTALPDGSVAVCDTYNHALRRYDPATGQVSTLATDLREPSAAVLAGEDIVVVESARHRLTRLRLPEEAVRVDAVAHRTQRAATEVAPGTLRLDVVFQAPAGQKLDTRYGPSTRLLVSSTPPELLAEGEGAGTDLFRDLVLNPAVTEGVLHVSAMAASCDDDPANEYPACHVHQQDWGVPVVVTAAGAARLPLVLAGMDAQ
- a CDS encoding M18 family aminopeptidase; protein product: MSSPARFDRGHTDDLMTYLTASPSPYHAVANAAERLEKAGFRQLSESDAWDSGTGGRFVLRGGALIAWYVPEGAAAHTPFRIIGAHTDSPNLRVKPVPDTGSQGWRQVAVEIYGGTLLNTWLDRDLGLAGRLTLRDGTERLVNVDRALLRVPQLAVHLDRSVNTDGLKLDKQRHMQPIWGLGEAREGDLIAFLEEEEDLPQGSVAGWDLMVHSIEPPAYLGRDRELLAGPRMDNLLSVHAGVAALAAVSASEGLDHIPVLAAFDHEENGSQSDTGADGPLLGNVLERSVFSRGGTYEDKARAFAATICLSSDTGHAVHPNYTERHDPSHHPRVNGGPILKVNVNQRYATDGSGRAVFAAACERAGVPWQTFVSNNSMPCGTTIGPITAARHGIQTVDIGVAILSMHSARELCGSDDPFLLANALLAFLEG
- a CDS encoding acyl-CoA dehydrogenase, with the protein product MGHYKSNLRDIEFNLFEVLGRDKLYGTGPFGEMDTETAKSILSEIARLAENELAESFADADRNPPVFDPATNTAPVPASFKKSYEAFMDSEYWRLGLPEEIGGTTSPRSLIWAYAELLLGSNPAIWMYSSGPAFAGVLHEEGNEAQKRIAQIAVEKRWGSTMVLTEPDAGSDVGAGRTKAVQQEDGSWHIEGVKRFITSGEHDMEENILHYVLARPEGHGPGTKGLSLFLVPKFHFDWETGELGERNGVYATNVEHKMGLKASNTCEMTFGDQHPAKGWLIGDKHDGIRQMFMIIEFARMMVGTKAIATLSTGYLNALEYAKERVQGPDLANFMDKTAPKVTITHHPDVRRSLMTQKAYAEGMRALVLYTASVQDEIALKQAAGEDASAEIGLNDLLLPIVKGYGSEKSYEQLAQSLQTFGGSGYLQEYPIEQYIRDAKIDTLYEGTTAIQGQDFFFRKIVRDQGASLNILSETIKKFLAEGPGGEDLAPARDALAKAAVDLEAIVGQMIVDLTATGEDVKNIYKVGQNTTRLLMASGDVVVGYLLLRGAAVAAGKLEGASAKDAAFYTGKIAAAKFFAGQVLPGVSVQRALAEAVDNSLMDLDEAAF